In Gemmata obscuriglobus, a single genomic region encodes these proteins:
- a CDS encoding addiction module protein, with product MNTTATPATPEARDVLDRALKLSAPEREVIARRLMDSVAPPPGVYESEDALRAELLRRIEDIESGRVKPITPEEMFANVRKALDEARNT from the coding sequence ATGAACACGACTGCGACACCGGCCACCCCCGAGGCACGCGACGTACTCGACCGGGCGCTGAAGCTCTCCGCGCCCGAGCGCGAGGTGATTGCGCGGCGGCTGATGGACAGCGTCGCCCCGCCGCCGGGCGTGTACGAGTCGGAAGACGCACTGCGGGCGGAGCTTTTGCGCCGCATCGAGGACATCGAGAGCGGGCGAGTCAAACCCATTACGCCCGAGGAAATGTTCGCCAATGTGCGCAAAGCACTGGACGAGGCGAGAAACACATGA
- a CDS encoding DUF2171 domain-containing protein has product MSNIKDKVTDAGQTVVDAAKNVGHKIAECASETAAYVKEKAKFGCADKGENQGVAGIKEHMEVYASCGKKVGVVDHLEGNAIKLTRSDSPDGQHHFVPTAWVGRVHEDHVHLTKNSAETEKGWKSDAASCSSCGA; this is encoded by the coding sequence ATGTCGAACATCAAAGACAAAGTGACCGACGCCGGCCAAACGGTGGTCGATGCGGCGAAGAACGTCGGGCACAAGATCGCCGAATGCGCGTCCGAGACGGCGGCCTACGTGAAGGAGAAGGCCAAGTTCGGGTGCGCCGACAAGGGTGAGAACCAGGGCGTGGCCGGGATCAAGGAGCACATGGAGGTGTACGCCTCCTGCGGCAAGAAGGTCGGCGTCGTCGATCACCTTGAAGGGAACGCCATCAAGTTGACCCGGAGCGACAGCCCGGACGGTCAGCACCACTTCGTGCCGACCGCGTGGGTCGGCCGGGTCCACGAGGATCACGTCCACCTGACCAAGAACTCGGCCGAGACCGAGAAGGGCTGGAAGTCGGACGCCGCGTCCTGTTCGAGTTGTGGCGCCTGA
- a CDS encoding metallophosphoesterase family protein, translating to MRVLVIADIHGNRAALEAVREPFDLCLCVGDLVDYGPEPAWCVDWVRRHAAHCVRGNHDHGAAQNVEIQGAGGFRFLTAVTRPLSVAALSPVQRRYLAELPTSRMFTLNGKRFLMVHATPRDPMDEYAPPDAAFWKPRLAGLKVDYLLAGHTHIPYTLRVGATLVVNPGSVGIGRDGNPLASYAVIDGDEVQLKRVEYPVEETVAAMEATVRDDTARQMLTDVFRTGGLPARWLRNGTNGAG from the coding sequence ATGCGCGTGCTGGTGATCGCGGACATTCACGGGAACCGGGCCGCGCTGGAAGCCGTTCGCGAGCCGTTCGACCTGTGCCTGTGCGTCGGCGATTTGGTCGATTACGGCCCCGAACCGGCGTGGTGCGTGGACTGGGTGCGCCGCCACGCCGCCCACTGCGTCCGCGGGAACCACGACCACGGGGCGGCGCAGAACGTGGAGATCCAGGGCGCCGGCGGGTTCCGGTTCCTCACCGCCGTCACCCGCCCGCTCTCGGTCGCGGCCCTCTCGCCCGTGCAGCGGCGGTACCTGGCCGAGCTGCCCACGTCGCGGATGTTCACATTAAACGGCAAGCGGTTCCTGATGGTCCACGCGACCCCGCGCGACCCGATGGACGAGTACGCGCCGCCCGACGCGGCGTTCTGGAAGCCCCGGCTCGCGGGGCTGAAGGTCGATTACCTGCTCGCGGGCCACACCCACATCCCGTACACCCTTCGGGTGGGCGCGACGCTGGTCGTGAACCCCGGCAGCGTCGGGATCGGGCGCGACGGCAACCCGCTGGCGTCGTACGCGGTGATCGACGGCGACGAGGTGCAACTGAAGCGCGTCGAGTACCCGGTCGAAGAGACGGTCGCCGCGATGGAGGCGACGGTGCGCGACGACACCGCCCGCCAGATGCTGACGGACGTGTTCCGCACCGGCGGCCTGCCCGCCCGCTGGCTCCGGAACGGGACCAACGGCGCGGGGTGA
- a CDS encoding type II toxin-antitoxin system RelE/ParE family toxin, producing the protein MSAVVSPAAQADTMAIALWYDQQPGRYGTAFNEAVRSAIRAISDAPRQFPPAEDAPTGREFREYFIERFQRRVIYQVRGEDVLVVAVIHSSRRPGAWHRNLPADPPSETT; encoded by the coding sequence ATGAGCGCCGTTGTCTCGCCCGCGGCCCAGGCGGATACGATGGCAATCGCGCTGTGGTACGACCAGCAACCGGGCCGGTACGGCACCGCGTTTAACGAAGCGGTGCGTAGCGCGATTCGCGCCATCAGCGACGCACCGCGACAGTTCCCGCCCGCAGAAGACGCTCCGACCGGCCGAGAGTTCCGAGAGTATTTTATCGAGCGGTTCCAGCGGCGCGTCATTTACCAAGTGCGCGGCGAAGACGTGCTCGTGGTCGCGGTGATTCACTCGTCGCGCCGGCCCGGTGCGTGGCACCGCAACTTGCCGGCCGATCCGCCATCGGAGACGACCTGA
- the bamA gene encoding outer membrane protein assembly factor BamA yields MPACRRLRPWLVAAVFALALLAGSRGWLTAADNPQGKTIAEVQTAGSRLRSSAQILNMVHSRAGKPYDQALVQEDVRRLQSTRWFTADGVRVLTTNEADGRVTVTFVVTELGNTVQEIVYHGAQHLSDGDLRTLTGLRKGDAMNPMANEVGRAAILRRYQDDGRYHATVELVEGNKPTDSRVVYNIVEGPVVKVAGVEFVGNVGAITGRLKTQITTKTAFAGAIGGKFNPMTIEMDRKALTEYYQALGYLAVKIEPEVRRSADQSRVTIVYHIVEGQQYRVSDKIITGNKSFETDKLMAVTELKPGDRYDRRIAQRDQTRLREYYGSRGHNVPIDEQWYEVEPGVVQVQYVVGNDRGVPDRVGRIRIQGNDITRDRVILNQLDLRPGQILEYPKLEEAQMRLSRLGLFDMEEPPTVRDVPNELDTSFKDIDVRVKETRTGQVIFGGSVNSDAGLTGNISLNERNFDITRIPTSWDDFRYGRAFRGAGQELRLEAAPGTTFQRYSATFREPYLFDTPFGLTTAAYFYNRSFAEYNEDRYGGRVTIDRRLDSIWTASASTRVEGVNVRDVPAYAPWSIAKDAGNHFLLGLRAGITRDTRDSYIYPTKGSMFDAGFEQVLGDYTFPVGTAEFTQFFSTKYLAREDGSQRHVLGFRTQVAVAGTNAPVFERFYAGGIRSFRGFSFRGVGPYENTLAVGGTFSLLNSIEYQIPILPSEKMFWVAFVDHGTVESKFDIKDYRVSVGTGIRLSVPALGPLPLAFDLAFPVVKGPYDHRQLFSFSMGLFGSQGRQ; encoded by the coding sequence ATGCCCGCCTGTCGTCGTCTCCGTCCGTGGCTCGTAGCCGCCGTGTTCGCGCTCGCGCTGCTCGCGGGCTCGCGCGGGTGGCTGACCGCGGCCGACAACCCGCAGGGGAAAACGATTGCCGAGGTCCAAACCGCCGGAAGCCGCCTCCGCTCGTCCGCCCAGATCCTCAACATGGTCCACAGCCGCGCCGGCAAGCCCTACGACCAGGCGCTCGTTCAAGAGGACGTGCGCCGGCTCCAGAGCACGCGCTGGTTCACGGCCGACGGCGTCCGCGTGCTCACCACCAACGAAGCCGACGGCCGGGTGACGGTCACGTTCGTCGTCACCGAACTGGGCAACACGGTCCAGGAGATCGTGTACCACGGGGCGCAGCACCTCAGCGACGGCGACCTGCGCACGCTCACCGGGCTGCGCAAGGGCGACGCCATGAACCCGATGGCCAACGAGGTCGGCCGCGCCGCGATCCTGCGCCGCTACCAGGACGACGGGCGGTACCACGCGACCGTCGAACTGGTCGAGGGGAACAAACCGACCGACAGCCGCGTCGTGTACAACATCGTCGAAGGGCCGGTCGTGAAGGTGGCGGGCGTCGAGTTCGTCGGCAACGTCGGCGCGATCACCGGGCGGCTCAAGACCCAGATCACCACGAAGACGGCGTTCGCGGGCGCGATCGGCGGCAAGTTCAACCCGATGACGATCGAGATGGACCGCAAGGCGCTCACCGAGTACTACCAGGCGCTCGGCTACCTCGCGGTCAAGATCGAGCCCGAGGTGCGCCGCTCGGCCGACCAGAGCCGCGTCACCATCGTGTACCACATCGTCGAGGGCCAGCAGTACCGCGTCTCCGACAAGATCATCACCGGCAACAAGTCGTTCGAGACCGACAAGCTCATGGCGGTCACCGAGCTGAAGCCCGGGGACCGGTACGACCGCCGCATCGCCCAGCGCGACCAAACGCGGCTCCGCGAGTATTACGGCAGCCGCGGGCACAACGTGCCCATCGATGAGCAGTGGTACGAGGTCGAGCCCGGCGTCGTCCAGGTGCAGTACGTCGTGGGCAACGACCGCGGGGTGCCGGACCGGGTCGGGCGCATCAGAATCCAGGGCAACGACATCACCCGCGACCGCGTCATCTTGAACCAGCTCGACCTGCGGCCGGGACAGATCCTCGAGTACCCGAAGCTCGAGGAGGCCCAGATGCGCCTCTCGCGCCTCGGCCTCTTCGATATGGAGGAGCCGCCGACGGTCCGGGACGTGCCGAACGAGCTGGACACCTCGTTCAAGGACATTGACGTGCGGGTGAAGGAGACCCGCACCGGGCAGGTCATCTTCGGCGGCAGCGTGAACTCGGACGCCGGGCTGACGGGTAACATCTCGCTCAACGAGCGCAACTTCGACATCACCCGCATCCCGACGAGCTGGGACGACTTCCGGTACGGCCGGGCGTTCCGCGGGGCCGGCCAGGAGCTGCGCCTCGAGGCCGCGCCGGGCACCACGTTCCAGCGGTACTCGGCGACGTTCCGGGAGCCGTACCTGTTCGACACCCCGTTCGGGCTGACCACCGCGGCGTACTTCTACAACCGCTCGTTCGCGGAGTACAACGAGGACCGGTACGGCGGGCGCGTCACCATCGACCGGCGGCTGGACTCGATCTGGACCGCGTCGGCCAGCACCCGCGTCGAGGGGGTGAACGTGCGCGACGTGCCCGCGTACGCCCCGTGGTCGATCGCCAAGGACGCGGGGAACCACTTCCTGCTCGGGCTGCGGGCCGGGATCACCCGCGACACCCGCGACTCGTACATCTACCCGACGAAGGGGAGCATGTTCGACGCCGGGTTCGAGCAGGTGCTCGGGGACTACACGTTCCCGGTCGGGACGGCCGAGTTCACCCAGTTCTTCTCCACCAAGTACCTGGCCCGCGAGGACGGGAGCCAGCGCCACGTGCTCGGGTTCCGCACCCAGGTGGCGGTCGCGGGCACCAACGCCCCGGTGTTCGAGCGGTTCTACGCCGGCGGCATCCGGAGCTTCCGCGGGTTCAGCTTCCGCGGGGTCGGGCCGTACGAGAACACGCTGGCGGTCGGCGGCACGTTCTCGCTGCTCAACTCGATCGAGTACCAGATCCCGATTCTGCCGAGCGAGAAGATGTTCTGGGTCGCGTTCGTGGACCACGGGACGGTGGAGAGCAAGTTCGACATCAAGGACTACCGGGTGTCGGTGGGTACGGGCATCCGGCTGTCGGTGCCGGCGCTGGGGCCGCTCCCGCTGGCGTTCGACCTCGCGTTCCCGGTGGTGAAGGGGCCGTACGACCACCGCCAACTGTTCAGCTTCTCGATGGGTCTGTTCGGCAGCCAGGGCCGGCAATAA
- a CDS encoding HAMP domain-containing histidine kinase, which translates to MFAIPEALYKLAPVTLPSRRSERFNGAGYEVPLSRFAPADREILGRVYQSVNGLPQLWHPMRHDADYSVLEAYIRRVGGGGALLAEVGHLGEATLAAGASDPAIRKAVHDIRGGGLTLLLGTADLLDIMPGNRNVVRKCVDAARDHAKIMRNLLPDIDPVVRAADEATKAHTIDHFTSKWDGMATRGQTGPVLVSMRCLFTGAISARCLETSSIDRVVYNYVNNAVRFAAGGAVTVWIFPVTSGLTRWVVQNAIGADQEAFLAERVGDLGRLFAGGITRGGTGVGLANCAEIVADCFGLASPAEAVSRGYLGAATRAGDYFTWFHWPAYTPGAVHTAMAV; encoded by the coding sequence ATGTTCGCTATCCCTGAAGCACTTTACAAACTCGCACCGGTCACACTGCCGAGCCGCCGCTCCGAGCGGTTCAACGGGGCCGGCTACGAGGTTCCGCTGTCCCGGTTCGCGCCCGCCGATCGGGAGATCCTCGGTCGCGTGTACCAGAGCGTCAACGGGCTGCCGCAGCTTTGGCACCCGATGCGGCATGACGCGGATTACTCGGTTCTGGAAGCGTACATCCGCCGGGTCGGCGGCGGCGGCGCGTTGCTGGCCGAAGTGGGCCACCTCGGGGAGGCGACACTGGCCGCCGGCGCGTCTGATCCCGCAATCCGCAAGGCGGTTCACGACATCCGCGGGGGCGGGCTCACCCTACTGCTCGGCACGGCCGACCTGCTCGACATCATGCCCGGGAACCGGAACGTCGTCCGCAAGTGCGTGGACGCCGCCCGGGATCACGCCAAGATTATGCGCAACCTGCTTCCGGACATCGACCCGGTGGTGCGGGCGGCGGACGAGGCCACGAAGGCGCACACGATCGATCACTTCACGTCCAAATGGGACGGCATGGCGACGCGCGGCCAGACCGGGCCGGTGTTGGTAAGCATGCGGTGCTTGTTCACCGGGGCCATCTCGGCCCGGTGTCTGGAGACCTCCTCAATCGACCGCGTCGTTTACAACTACGTGAACAACGCAGTACGGTTCGCGGCCGGCGGGGCCGTCACGGTGTGGATCTTCCCGGTAACGTCCGGGCTCACCCGGTGGGTGGTGCAGAACGCCATCGGCGCCGACCAGGAGGCGTTCCTGGCCGAGCGAGTGGGGGACCTGGGGCGGTTGTTCGCGGGCGGGATCACCCGCGGCGGCACCGGGGTGGGACTGGCCAACTGCGCCGAGATCGTGGCCGACTGCTTCGGGCTGGCCTCCCCGGCCGAGGCCGTATCCCGCGGGTATTTGGGTGCGGCAACGAGGGCGGGCGACTACTTCACCTGGTTCCACTGGCCGGCCTACACGCCGGGCGCGGTTCACACCGCCATGGCGGTGTGA
- a CDS encoding DUF1501 domain-containing protein, which yields MLPFSPAERQQLLNRRWFLRECGVGLGAMALADLARHEARGADAPRALKTHHEPKAKRVIYLFMGGAPSHLELFDNKPQLAKFDGTLPPPELLKNYRAAFINPNSKLLGPKFKFKKFGQSGTELGELLPHLGAVVDDIAVVKSMHTDAFNHAPAQILALTGHQQFGRPSAGAWVSYGLGSESKDLPGFVVFSSGSKGPSGGNSCWGSGFLPSSHAGTLFRSAGDPVLFLGNPAGIDPGLQRDSLDALNALNKRRLDVVGDPEIAARISAYEMAGRMQSSAPELMDLSKETKETLAMYGAEPGKPSFANNCLLARRLVERGVRFVQLFHEAWDHHGGLTNGLKAECGKTDKACAALIKDLKQRGLLKDTLVVWGGEFGRTPMVQGGNDGRDHHPNCYSVWLAGGGVKPGLVLGASDDLGFNATDDRVHVHDLNATLLHLLGLDHEKLTYRLQGRDFRLTDVHGVVVEKLLA from the coding sequence ATGCTCCCCTTCTCTCCCGCCGAACGACAGCAACTTCTCAACCGCCGGTGGTTCCTGCGCGAGTGCGGCGTCGGGTTGGGCGCGATGGCGCTCGCGGACCTCGCGCGCCACGAGGCGCGGGGGGCCGATGCCCCCCGCGCGCTCAAGACGCACCACGAGCCGAAGGCGAAGCGCGTCATTTACCTGTTCATGGGCGGCGCGCCCAGCCACTTGGAGCTGTTCGACAACAAGCCGCAGCTCGCGAAGTTCGACGGCACCCTCCCGCCCCCGGAGCTGCTCAAGAACTACCGGGCCGCGTTCATCAACCCCAACTCCAAGCTGCTCGGCCCGAAGTTCAAGTTCAAGAAGTTCGGTCAGAGCGGCACCGAACTCGGCGAACTGCTCCCGCACCTCGGCGCCGTTGTGGACGACATCGCCGTCGTGAAGTCGATGCACACGGACGCGTTCAACCACGCCCCGGCGCAGATCCTGGCCCTGACCGGGCACCAGCAGTTCGGCCGCCCGAGCGCCGGCGCGTGGGTCAGCTACGGCCTCGGGAGCGAGTCGAAGGACCTGCCCGGGTTCGTCGTGTTTTCGAGCGGCAGCAAGGGGCCGAGCGGCGGGAACTCGTGCTGGGGCAGCGGGTTCCTGCCGTCCAGCCACGCGGGCACGCTGTTCCGCTCCGCCGGCGACCCCGTGCTGTTCCTCGGCAACCCCGCCGGCATCGACCCGGGGCTCCAGCGGGACTCGCTCGACGCCCTCAACGCGCTCAACAAGCGGCGCCTGGACGTGGTGGGCGATCCCGAGATCGCCGCGCGCATCTCGGCCTACGAGATGGCGGGCCGGATGCAGTCGAGCGCGCCCGAACTCATGGACCTGAGCAAGGAGACGAAGGAGACGCTCGCGATGTACGGCGCCGAGCCCGGAAAGCCGAGCTTCGCCAACAACTGCCTGCTCGCGCGCCGGCTCGTCGAGCGCGGGGTTCGCTTCGTGCAACTGTTCCACGAGGCGTGGGACCACCACGGCGGCCTCACCAACGGTCTGAAAGCGGAATGCGGCAAAACCGATAAGGCGTGCGCGGCGCTCATTAAGGACCTGAAGCAGCGCGGGCTCTTGAAAGACACGCTGGTGGTTTGGGGCGGCGAGTTCGGGCGCACCCCGATGGTTCAGGGCGGCAACGACGGGCGCGACCACCACCCGAACTGCTACTCGGTGTGGCTCGCGGGCGGCGGGGTGAAGCCCGGGTTGGTGCTCGGCGCGTCCGACGACCTCGGGTTCAACGCGACCGACGACCGCGTCCACGTTCACGACCTGAACGCGACGCTCCTGCACCTGCTGGGGCTCGACCACGAGAAGCTGACGTACCGGCTCCAGGGGCGCGACTTCCGGCTCACCGACGTGCACGGCGTGGTGGTCGAAAAGCTCCTGGCGTAG
- a CDS encoding lysylphosphatidylglycerol synthase transmembrane domain-containing protein — translation MKKHAAKWVVPFLKYGVGFALLAYVISRYWEPKTTVKVDPTTGAETVLVTPGIGELIQGTIAFEWLAGAALLMVGAAALQIYRWYLLVRALDLPFSVRNAYRLSLVGIFYNTFIPGSVGGDLVKAYFIAHAHPERKSRAVASVIADRALGLFGLILFVAVLGSVAWATGDPRISQNPDLQKIVKLMAAIASGSVLGFLLLGLLPPSRVDRFAGRLKWVPKLGTALAEMWYAVWEYRKRLKVVAVGVLLSAVSHFGLVFAFHCASRVFPPADPAAELASASEHMVIAPIGFIAQAIPITPGGVGVAEGVFAWLYKLSDRPETRGIIARLSLRLVEWLIALTGYLVFLRMRAEVREIQHDIEVEGESGGAEAANPKS, via the coding sequence GTGAAGAAGCACGCGGCGAAGTGGGTCGTTCCGTTCCTGAAATACGGCGTCGGGTTCGCCCTGCTCGCGTATGTCATTTCGCGGTACTGGGAGCCGAAGACGACCGTGAAGGTCGATCCCACGACCGGGGCGGAAACCGTCCTCGTCACGCCGGGCATCGGGGAACTGATCCAGGGCACCATCGCGTTCGAGTGGCTGGCCGGTGCCGCCCTCCTCATGGTCGGGGCCGCGGCGCTGCAAATCTACCGCTGGTACCTGCTGGTCCGCGCGCTCGACCTGCCCTTCAGCGTGCGGAACGCCTACCGGCTCAGCCTCGTGGGCATCTTCTACAACACGTTCATCCCCGGCTCGGTCGGCGGCGATCTCGTGAAGGCGTACTTCATCGCGCACGCCCACCCGGAGCGCAAGTCGCGGGCCGTGGCGTCGGTCATCGCGGACCGCGCGCTCGGGCTGTTCGGGCTCATCCTGTTCGTCGCCGTGCTGGGCTCCGTCGCCTGGGCGACCGGTGACCCGCGCATCTCCCAGAACCCCGACCTCCAGAAGATCGTGAAGCTCATGGCCGCGATCGCGTCCGGGAGCGTGCTCGGGTTCCTGCTTCTGGGCTTATTGCCGCCCAGCCGCGTGGACCGGTTCGCCGGGCGCCTGAAGTGGGTTCCGAAACTCGGGACCGCGCTGGCGGAGATGTGGTACGCGGTGTGGGAGTACCGGAAGCGGTTGAAGGTGGTGGCGGTCGGGGTGCTGCTGTCGGCGGTGTCGCACTTCGGGCTGGTGTTCGCCTTCCACTGCGCGTCCCGGGTGTTCCCGCCGGCGGACCCGGCCGCGGAACTGGCCAGCGCGTCCGAGCACATGGTCATCGCGCCGATCGGGTTCATCGCGCAGGCGATCCCGATCACCCCGGGCGGGGTGGGCGTGGCCGAGGGCGTGTTCGCGTGGCTCTACAAGCTGTCCGACCGCCCCGAGACGCGGGGCATCATCGCCCGGCTCTCGCTCCGGCTCGTGGAATGGCTCATCGCGCTCACCGGCTACCTCGTGTTCCTGCGGATGCGGGCCGAGGTGCGCGAGATCCAGCACGACATTGAGGTCGAAGGGGAGTCCGGCGGGGCCGAAGCCGCGAACCCCAAGTCCTGA
- a CDS encoding IS4 family transposase — translation MILGAVFERFMNESPLSVMSRATIEHALSASALDALFARVAERGYTRELLFSTVVELMSAVVCGKAHHVQSAYQQMADRIPVSLKSVYEKLQHLEPAVSAALVRHVADRCHELIQQLGGERSPVLSGRAVRVLDGNHLGATQKRLRVTRGRTAGPLPGLVLAVLDPAQMRITDLIPCEDGHTQERALLDQVVPLVQPDQVWVADRNFCTAEFVSRIDQRGAFFAIRRHGNTTLDPAGEWTPDVRTATGWVSERPVWVCVGGEPVLRVRCVRVRLDHPTGDGDAEIEILTNLPEDEADAVVVAVVYRGRWAIEGAFHELTVALRCEVNTLGYPKAALFGFAVAVVGYNVLAVLKAAMRAVHGADTVQKDVSGYYVALEWATVYPGMMIALPPAEWVVFGTLSADQLAPQLRDWAAKINLKKVQKAPPRKPTKQKPPRINDNSPHVSTARLLEDERKSSRTKIKARKQE, via the coding sequence ATGATTCTTGGCGCCGTGTTCGAGCGATTCATGAACGAGAGCCCATTAAGCGTCATGTCCCGTGCCACGATCGAACACGCGCTGTCGGCTTCGGCTCTGGATGCGTTGTTCGCACGGGTGGCGGAGCGCGGGTACACTCGGGAGCTGTTGTTCTCCACGGTGGTGGAGCTGATGAGCGCGGTGGTGTGCGGTAAGGCGCACCATGTGCAATCGGCGTATCAGCAGATGGCGGACCGGATCCCGGTGTCCCTGAAGTCGGTGTACGAGAAGCTGCAACATCTTGAGCCGGCGGTGTCGGCCGCGTTGGTGCGGCACGTGGCGGATCGGTGCCACGAGCTGATCCAGCAGTTGGGTGGGGAGCGCTCGCCGGTGCTGTCCGGCCGGGCCGTTCGGGTTCTGGACGGGAATCACTTGGGGGCCACCCAGAAGCGGCTCCGGGTGACCCGCGGGCGCACCGCCGGACCGCTCCCGGGGCTGGTCCTTGCGGTTCTGGATCCGGCCCAGATGCGGATCACGGACCTGATCCCATGCGAGGACGGTCACACCCAGGAGCGGGCTCTTTTGGATCAGGTGGTGCCGCTGGTGCAACCGGACCAGGTGTGGGTCGCGGATCGGAACTTCTGCACCGCCGAGTTCGTGTCCCGGATCGATCAGCGGGGCGCGTTCTTCGCGATCCGCCGACACGGGAACACCACACTCGACCCGGCCGGGGAATGGACCCCGGACGTGCGCACCGCGACCGGGTGGGTGAGCGAGCGACCGGTGTGGGTGTGCGTGGGCGGTGAGCCGGTGCTGCGGGTACGGTGCGTGCGCGTGCGGTTGGATCATCCGACCGGAGACGGGGACGCGGAGATCGAGATCCTGACCAACCTGCCGGAGGACGAGGCGGACGCGGTGGTGGTGGCCGTCGTGTATCGGGGGCGGTGGGCCATCGAAGGCGCGTTCCACGAGCTGACCGTGGCGCTGCGGTGCGAGGTGAACACGCTCGGGTATCCGAAGGCGGCCCTGTTCGGGTTCGCGGTGGCGGTGGTGGGGTACAACGTGCTCGCGGTGCTCAAGGCCGCAATGCGAGCGGTACACGGAGCGGACACGGTGCAGAAGGATGTATCCGGGTACTACGTGGCCTTGGAATGGGCCACCGTGTACCCGGGCATGATGATCGCCCTCCCTCCGGCCGAGTGGGTCGTGTTCGGTACCCTCTCGGCCGACCAACTGGCCCCGCAGCTTCGGGACTGGGCCGCGAAGATCAACCTGAAGAAGGTCCAGAAGGCACCGCCTCGTAAACCGACGAAACAGAAGCCCCCGCGCATCAACGACAATAGCCCGCATGTCTCGACCGCCCGGTTACTCGAAGACGAACGGAAGAGCAGCCGGACAAAAATTAAGGCACGTAAACAAGAGTAG